One window from the genome of Manis pentadactyla isolate mManPen7 chromosome 15, mManPen7.hap1, whole genome shotgun sequence encodes:
- the LOC118918040 gene encoding cytochrome P450 2A13 codes for MLASGLLLVALLACLTVLVLMSAWRQRKVWGKLPPGPTPLPFIGNYLQLNTEQMYNSLMKISERYGPVFTVHLGPRRIVVLCGHEAVKEALVDQAEEFSGRGEQATFDWLFKGYGVVFSNGERAKQLRRFSITTLRDFGVGKRGIEERIQEEAGFLVEALRGTRGAFIDPTFFLSRTVSNVISSIVFGDRFDYEDKEFLSLLRMMLGSFQFTATSRGQLYEMFSSVMNHLPGPQHQAFKELLGLEDFIIKKVEENQRTLDPNSPRHFIDSFLIRMREEGKNSNAEFNLKNLVLTTLNLFFAGTETVSTTLRYGFLLLMKHPDVEAKVHEEIDRVIGKNRQAKFEDRAEMPYTDAVIHEIQRFGDMIPMGLARRVTKDTKFRDFLLPKGTEVFPMLGSVLRDPKFFSNPQDFKPQHFLDEKGQFKKSDAFVPFSIGKRNCFGEGLARMELFLFLTTIMQNFRFKSPQSPRDIDVSPKCVGFATIPRTYTMSFQPR; via the exons ATGCTGGCCTCGGGGCTGCTTCTGGTGGCTTTGCTTGCCTGCCTGACCGTCCTGGTCTTGATGTCCGCCTGGCGGCAGAGGAAGGTCTGGGGGAAGCTGCCTCCCGGGCCCACCCCACTGCCCTTCATCGGGAACTACCTGCAGCTGAACACAGAGCAGATGTACAACTCGCTCATGAAG ATCAGCGAGCGCTATGGTCCGGTGTTCACCGTCCACCTGGGGCCCCGGCGGATCGTGGTGCTGTGTGGACACGAGGCTGTGAAGGAGGCGCTGGTGGACCAGGCTGAGGAATTCAGCGGGAGGGGCGAGCAGGCAACGTTTGACTGGCTCTTCAAAGGCTACG GCGTGGTGTTCAGCAACGGGGAGCGCGCTAAACAGCTCCGGCGCTTCTCCATCACCACGCTGCGCGACTTCGGCGTGGGCAAGCGCGGCATCGAGGAGCGCATCCAGGAGGAGGCGGGCTTCCTCGTCGAAGCCCTCCGGGGCACGCGCG GCGCCTTCATCGATCCCACCTTCTTCCTGAGCCGAACTGTCTCCAACGTCATCAGTTCTATTGTCTTCGGGGACCGCTTTGACTACGAGGACAAAGAGTTCCTGTCGCTGCTGCGTATGATGCTGGGGAGCTTTCAGTTCACAGCGACATCCAGAGGGCAG CTCTACGAAATGTTCTCCTCGGTGATGAACCACCTGCCAGGACCACAGCATCAGGCATTCAAGGAACTGCTGGGCCTGGAGGACTTCATAATCAAGAAGGTGGAGGAGAACCAGCGCACCCTGGACCCCAACTCCCCGCGGCACTTCATCGACTCCTTCCTCATCCGCATGCGGGAG GAGGGGAAGAATTCCAATGCAGAGTTCAACCTGAAGAACCTGGTGCTCACCACACTGAACCTTTTCTTTGCCGGCACCGAGACCGTCAGCACAACCCTGCGATATGGCTTCTTGCTGCTCATGAAGCACCCAGATGTGGAGG ccaaaGTCCATGAAGAGATTGACCGGGTCATTGGCAAGAACCGTCAGGCCAAGTTCGAGGACCGGGCCGAGATGCCCTACACAGACGCCGTGATCCACGAGATCCAAAGATTCGGAGACATGATCCCCATGGGCCTGGCTCGCAGAGTCACCAAGGACACCAAGTTTCGGGACTTCCTCCTCCCTAAG GGCACCGAGGTGTTTCCTATGCTGGGCTCCGTGCTGAGAGACCCCAAGTTCTTCTCCAACCCCCAAGATTTCAAGCCCCAGCACTTCCTGGATGAGAAGGGGCAGTTTAAGAAGAGTGATGCTTTCGTGCCCTTCTCCATCG GAAAGCGGAACTGTTTCGGAGAAGGCCTGGCCAGAATGgagctctttctcttcctcaccaCCATCATGCAGAACTTCCGCTTCAAGTCCCCGCAGTCGCCCCGGGACATCGACGTCTCCCCCAAATGTGTGGGCTTTGCCACCATCCCGCGCACCTACACCATGAGCTTCCAGCCTCGCTGA